The sequence AGATTCAGTTGCGACTCATCGTACCCTGGTTTGATTACCCACGAATGGCCACGAGGAAAACGGGTCCATGGCCACCAATTGAACGCGAGCTCATCTCCACGTAATCCGCAGTTCCCATCACAAGAGGAGCCCAACTGCACATCCACGAGTCGCCGGCGACCCCAACTCGGCAACTCCGACGCCCGCCAGCAGCCACACCCCCCGCCAAACAGTAGCGCCATACAGACCGGCCAGCCAACCCAACAACCGACCGACCGGCGCAGCACGCTGCCCGCCATGCGGCGCTCGGCCACGGAGCCATGAAGGCGTCGCTGAAGCTCCGGGACGACGCGGGGCCGCTGCTCCGCGCGAAGCTCCCCGTCGAGCTCTTCTCCGTGCCCGCCGTCGCCTCGCTCACCGCCGGCGATCCGGCCGACCTCCGCCTCTCCCTCGCCACGGCCGTCCCGGCGCTCCCGTCCCTACGCCTCTCCTACGCGCCCAACCGCCCCGCGGGCTCCTCCCCGCTCTCCGCCTCGCTCGTCCTCGGCTACGGCCCCGGCGGCTGCCCCTCCGCGCCCGGCGCCTCCGCCATCACCATGGTCGTCGAGGTCAGCGCCGCGGGCGCGCTCTCCTTCTCGCTGGCCCTCAAGCCCTCGCTCGGCGACTTCGCCGTGCGCAAGCGGTTCTATTCGGACGGCGCGGGAGGCGGGATGTCGGCGTCGGAGGTGGCGATGAGGAGCGTCGTGCCTgtgcgcggcggcgcggcggcggcgagggtccGGTGGGGCGTGAGGATACCCGCCGAGATGACCGCCGGCGTGGAGGCCGGTGCCGCCGGGGTGATGCTGCGGAGGCTGCCTTTCTTGGTTCTCGGCAAGGTCACGGTGGAGAGGCGGGCGGGGAAGCCGGCGCCGGAGGTTGCGCAGCaagaggaggcggcggtggagaaGGTGAGGAGAGAGAACGAGAAGCTGAGGCGGGAGATGGAGGAGCTCCGGGCGACAGCGGGGCAGAGGAGAGAGAAGGAGACGGTGGCGTTGGCCGGTGCCGGCCGGAGCGGTGGCGGAAGGTCGCCGGGGATGAGTACGAAACGGGACGGCGTTGATGTAGGGCCGCAAGTGAATCCTGCGAGCTAGATTGTTGAACCTGAGATTTATCGCTTTTTTTCAaagtaatacgtgtctcattcatatcataaaccGTCACCTGTCTCAGGCATCACCACAACAGCCATAAAAAAAAAAGATGACGGATCACCTCTTCATCCGAGCTTGATGCGGCTTCATCGCTGATATGCAGATCTGCGGACCTCTAAGATGGCTCATCAAAAGTGACATATTGTACATATACTAAAAGCAATGAACGTAGCAAATACAGTAGAAGTAATGTTTATACTTGTATCAGTCTATGCCGCGGGGCTCTTTAGCTGACACTAAGtgcgacgacgtttgctccagcCCCGGGGCGGAGCTTGGGAGATAGTCTAGGTGCGGATGTTGATTGTGGTCTACATCGACGGCATCTGAAAGATGGTGGATCGTATACTGGGTTCGTGGTACGTGAATGACAGGTATGTTTCCTCCTCCGatgtgttttttttttgaaaaaaaacatgcactttattgattggaaataatggtTACATCGTCTATAAAAAGAGGTACAATATTCTCCATAGGCTTCTCAAACCAATCTCTAGTTACAAAAATTTTCGCTAGCCTAGCAAGTTCATGAGCAACCTTATTAGCTATTCTATCACAATGTTCAAATCTAGTCAACGGAAAATCACATGCCATGAAGTAGCAATCCTCGAAAACTGCCGCTGCAACTCCCGTCGATTGTCCTCCATTTTTCATTATGTCAATGACTTCCATATTATCAGAGTTAATAATAAGACGATTGCATCCCGCCTTTTGTGCAAGAATTAAACCAAACCTCAGAGCCATCGCTTCTGTTGTTAGTACATCAGCACACCAATCGATCTTCCCATTTTCGCCAACAATGAATTTTCCTTTGTCATCTCTGAGTATAGCACCTACCGTGCCCCTGAGCAGATCATGGTCAAAAAAAGCATCAACATTTAGTTTAACAAAACCCATAGGAGGTCGGctccatccttcttttctactagaCGCACTAGGGGAGTGGGCATTCACATAGTTTGTCGTTATAGCACGAACCCCCATCGAAATATGGTTCACATCTTGAGACTTCCCTTCATGAACCACATGTGTCTctcccaccataaataccaagcGGTTACCGCGATTAATTCACTTGCATTCTGGCATCCTAATATAGATAGTTCTTGATGCGGCATAAGAAGTAAGAATTCAAGAACCGCCTCACCCGCACGATCAATAACACAAGCTTTCTTAATTACCTCGTACATCCCCAGCTTACCCCAAACCTCTTTTGCCTTCTGACACAGAAACAAGATGTGTTTTGTATCTTCTTGCCCATTCGAGCATGATGGACAAAGGGGCGAAACTTTCATATGTCTATTGGCAAGTGTAACACGACACGGTAGAGTTCCATGCAACGTTCGCCAGATAAATATTTTTACCTTTGCCGGACACGATAATTTCCAAATCTTACCCCAAATAGGATTGACATTGGTACGACCCATACCATTAGTATATTGCAATTTCCTCCCGTGTTGTTGGTTCCATTCCTCCAAATAAGCTGATCGAACAGTGAATACACCATTTTTTGTATAGCTCCAGGCAATGAAATCCGACATATTATGCATAGGAGGGGAATCGCGAGGACCCTTTGCACATCAATTGGCCACAAAGTTTGTCTCACCAAATCTTCATCCCAAGAATTCGTGATTGGATCAATAAGATCAGCCACCTTTGACAGAAGTTGCCCACCTCTAGGAGTAATAATTTTCCTACTCGCACAATTCGGAATCCATGCATCTCTCCAAATATCGATGTTTTGTCCATTTCCAACTCGCCAGATATAACCATTTCTCAAAGAGTTCACTcccgccataatgctttgccaAGTAAACGAGGATCCCTTCTTTAACCTTGCGTTCATCAAATCTCCCTCAGGGAAATATTTAGCTCTCAATATGGTTGCACATAAAGATTCAGGATTATCAAGAAGACGCCACGCTTGTTTAGCTAATAGCGCCAGGTTGAAACAGTGTATATCTCGGAAGCCCATACCTCCTTGATCTTTTGGAacacacattttccaccatgccatccaatGCATCCTCTTCTGATTGTCCTCGTCACCCCACCAAAATTGCGACATCGCAtcaataattcctttgcaatttttttaggaattttaaagacggacatGGCATAGGTGGGGATGGCTTGTACAACAGATTTGAGCAGAATTTCCTTCCCTCCAGAAGATAACAATTTTTCCTTCCATCCACTAATTTTCATAATGATTCGATCGATCAGGAactggaaacaatcacttttgtcCATGCCCACATTTGCCGGCAAACCCAGGTATTTGTCATTGAGGGCTTCAGTCATAATATTTAAAATTGTACATATTTGTGCCTTGTCTTCCACTTTAGTATTGGGACTAAAGAATATACTAGATTTTTCAACACTAACCATTTGCCCGAGGCGGCACAATACAAATCCAAAGTGATTTCAGCGCCTCCGCACTCTTGGATTGGctcgcataaggatcaaagagtcATCAGCAAAAGGAGATTAGAAATTGATGGGGCATCTCTGCAAACCTTTATACCGGAAATGTTTCCATTCTCCTCCGCATTAGCTAAAAGGGCAGTCAAACCCTCTGTACATAACAAGAATAAGTAGGGAGAAAGGGGATCTCCCTGCCTCAATCCTCTAGTTGGTTTAAAGCTCTCCGTCTCATCATCATTAATACGGACCCGGTACTCCACAGAGGATACACATTTCATAATTAAGTTCACCCAACTCTCTTTAAAACCCAATTTCAGCATAATTTCCTTTAAGAAACACCACTCCACTCGGTCATATGCTTTGTGCATATCTAATTTGATGGCACACAAACCCTCTTTACCCGCCCTTTTGTTTTTATTGTATGGAAACATTCATATGCCACCAATATATTGTCTGTAATCAATCTTCCAGGCACAAAGGCACTCTGAGTTGGGCTAATAATATCTGATAGGATTATCTTTAGACGAGCAGCAATCATTTTTGAAATAACCTTATACACCACATTGCACAAGCTGATTGGTCTAAATTGGGTTACCTTTTCAGGAGAGTTAATCTTTGGGATCATTACAATTGCAGTATCATTCCATCCAGTTGGTATAGAACAGGTATTTACCGCTTGAAGAACCTCTTCGGTCAAGTCATCTCCCAACATAGACCAAAATCTTTTGTAAAAAATAGCATGGAGGCCGTCAGGACCTGGCGCTTTTAAATCACCAATATCAAATAGGGCCTTTCGAACCTCCTCGGCCGTATAGGGGGCTAGAAGAGCATCATTCATTTCATCGGTCACTTTTCGTTGGACAAGAGATAGAACCTCCGAGTTAGGATGGGAAACTTCTGATGTAAAGAGGTTTGACAAATATGCCATGATATGATTCTTCATCTCTGTACCTTGCACCCATAGCCCATTATCATCCAACAATTTTTTAATCTGATTTCTTTCCTTTCTGGTCGTTGCCGCATTATGAAAAAAAGGAGGTGTTACGATCCCCATGCAATAGCCAGTTTGCGCGACCACGTTGTAGCCAGTAAATCTCCTCTTGTTCCAACAGATTTTCAATGAGGACACGAATCTCCTTTTGTCGCACTTGAGACTCCGCACCCATAGGTCCCCTCCACAGCCTTTCTAGTTCCTTTTTTAGTTTGTCAATTCTTTTTTTGGTCCCTTCATAATATCGCGATCCCAAATATGCAGATCCGCCTGCATCGCCCGTGTACGGTCAGCGAGAGACGGCCCAATACCCATCATCTTTGCTTTATCCCATGCTATACGTACAATTTCTACAACAGTCTCTTCTTTGAGCCATCGAGCTTCAAATTGTTTTACTCGACCCCTTGGGCGATTAAACATATTCACATCAAAGTAATTTGTATCCAGGATGAGGGGTTGATGATCAGAGTGTACGTGTTCTTCATTTATAATCGCAACCCGAGGAAATTTATTTGCCCAATCCACATTGCAAACTGCACGATCAAGTCTCTCCCTAATTTCGCCTCTTCTCCAAGTGAATAGATCGCCAATACATCCCATATCCTCTAGACCGCACTCTTGCAAACAATTATGAAAATCTCTCATCATAGGTTAGGTCTAGCGTTACCGCCCTCTTTTTCAAAAGAAAGTAAAATTTCATTAAAATCACCCAAGACTACCCAGGGGTGTTTGCCCTTACAATGTAAATTCGAATATCATCCAAGACAAACTACGCTCACTCCAGCTCGGACGACCATAAAACCCCGTAAAACGCCATTGTACAATATCCTCATTCATAAACAAAATATCAATGAAATTATCCGAGACATAATTCAAAACAACTTTATTTATCTTATGATAAAACAAAACAAGGCCACCGGCCCGACCATCGCTCTCCACTACAAACATAGAATCAAAATTTAAAACACGACGCAGCTCATCGGCTTTACATTTATTCAAGTGAGACTCTGAAAGAAAAATCACATCCGCCTTAGTACGCCCTTGGAGCTCCAAGAGCTCTCGAACTGCCGTGGGGGAGAGCATACCACGACAGTTCCATCCTAGGATTTTCATTTGGCCCGGCGGACCTCCTCCTTGGAGGCCGCCGATGTGCCGTCATCTCCAACTGACTTCCTCCTCTACTCCATATGCGCCTCCTCATCCTCTGTCTCCTTAGCTACATGTATGAGTACCCCATCCCCATCCTTCACAGTTACCACTCTCCCTGTACAAATTCGCTTGGAGGACACATTCAAATCACCATACAGGATGCGCTCATagctctccatctctttctcaaaAGAAAAGTCTAACTCATTACCTGTTGGTCTAGGATCAGATGGGATTCTCCTCTTTTTACCTATAGTTACTTTACGTGCATTCTCTGCTCTCTCAAACACTCCCACATTTTTTCCTTTCCCCCCTTCCTCTTTTGCTTGCCCTGCACCGAATTTTTCCCAGCATTAAAAGTAGATGCCACATTACCATTTGTTGTTTCCTGAGCAGCCAGCCTAGCAGCAACAGCCCCTGAAAGAGCCTCCAGCACACCGGGCATGAATAAAAGCCCATCATGTTTAGCAGCGGCTGTAGCTGCACCCTGTGAATGGTTGCCTCCACCCATGGGATGGATCCCCTGACCCTCCCTGCTAGTAGGATCTCCACTATGGCCAGCAGCAGTAACCAGCGCCTTGGCATAGCTGGGCACTACCGGCTGTAGCAGCTCATGGCCCTCCTGGCCATGCATAACACCTGGATGGGTGCAGCCCAGCACCGCCAACCCTTGGCCCTCCTAGCCAAGGTTAGCAGTGGCAGCCAGAGCCGCTTCCCGGTCCGCCTGACCGGGAGTAGCTCCAAAAGGAGTCGGCGAAAGAGCCACAggaacccggccctcctggccgaGTGGAGCATCCAGCGCGCCCACCTGGTCCACCTGACCAAGTGACGCGCCAGCCGAAACATGCGCCAGGACCTCTTGAACCCGACCCTCCTGGCCGGCGGTCGTCTTGGGTGAAGTAGTGGCCCCCTTACCAGAGACCGTGAGACCACTCACGGCAGTGGCCACCTTGACAACATCCATGGGCTTGGCGTTATTGTTGTTGTTGGTGATGCTTGTGGTCGGATTCTTGCCGCCGCGAGAGTAGTTCCCGAAGAGGAGACCCCTCTTGCTAGCACCTTGGCTCTTCCAGTAGGGCTCAACACTAAGATTTCTAGGGAAGCAAGCTACTCTCTTCTCACTTGGGATTTTACAAAATCTCTCAGAAGTATGACCCACAATCCCACAAAACTCACAGTACAAAGGTAGCTTCTCATACTTTACATCAAATTTAAGTATCTTTGAACTACCTAAAGAGGTAAACTCTATAGAAGTCTTCAGAGGTTCATGCAATAAGAGCTTCACACGCACACGCAAATATTTTTCAACAATTACATGGTTACGGTGCGAAACCTCCAGCACCTCTCCCAATTGATCCTCAAGAGACCGCCCTATACTCTCTGTCTTAAGCACGAACAGAAGGTCTCGTACCTGGACCCATATGGTCATGACGCCAAGATCTACCTCTGTCGGGTCACCCTTGCCGTCGAATTCGGTGAAGATGAGCCCATCCCGCTTGAAGTGCCATGGCTGCGCCTTAAGCACAAACCGACGGTCACTCAGCGGCAAAGTTGAGGATGAACCTCCCGTCGTCACTATCCACCTCATGGAGGGTGGTCGCCCCTTGGTTCTTCCAAACCGAGTTCCGGAGATCATCGaggatgacccttgggttggcctgtAAAGGGGAGAGGAGGCGTCCAACCACGAGGAAACCACTGATGGCCTTGCGGGCAGACTCCATGTCAACGACCAGAGGACGGCTCCCCGACATCTTCGTCCCCAACTGGTTATGCATTGCCAGGTGGAGAGACGAACCAGCTTGGGCAATGGCCGACGGGGAACCCATCCCCGCCGCAGCATCTGTTGCCCCCCTCGAACCCTCTCCACTCACTGGTTTCTTCCCCCAACCATCACACACATTCTCTCCCTGACCCTCCATGGCACACCCCCCTCGATTGCAGCAAGATTTAGAAAGAGAAGAGAGCAGATGCTGCTGCACTGGTGATAGCAATGAGGAGGAACAATCTCTCCCGAACCCACAAATATAGCAGGCCTGGGTCCCCTTCCACACAGCCTCGATAATGAAATTGATGATATTAATCACAAGTAAAAGACCATGAATGAGCAGTTTCCTAATAACTCCAGCGAGAAAAACTCCCTTTCCCTCAAAAGATTCATAAACGGGCAGAGTTGGATCCAAGAACGAGATCACAATCAAATCCCGCTGAAAACTCATACTAAAACCTGGAATGGATAAATTAACTAGCAAAACTTTATGAATTGACTGTGAATCCCGGGCGGAAAtctcgccccctcctcctctgAAACACTCATGGAGCCTCTGAAATCTATCATATTATCCTCACAAGGTGTCGGCGGGATCCCACCTACCAAAAAATTCTCTACTCCCCTGGATGATCCCCACTGATTCCTCTCCTTTCTTTCCAAACTAGAGACAGAAGCTACCAAGTAATCAGGATTAAAGACCACCTCTAATTTTTTTCCCAAATCACGCATCACCGAATCAGCAATTTCGATAGCTAAATTAGGCCCAGCCGGACCTTCCTCATGCGAATCAGAGGAAATCTCACCTGCCAATTTACGGCACAAATCCTTCACTCTTCTCCTTGAATGCTCGAGGAAACTTTCCCTATTTTTCGCCACCTTGATTAATCTCCTCGATCTCTCTCAAAAAGCCTTCCACTCCTGCCCGCTGAAGATGCCCCTGATGGGGCCATctccaggaggtggcgcccccttaTCCGGCGGAGCCGCCGTCGATGGGGCCACCATCTAGGCTGCCAGGATCTCCGTCGCCGCGaggttgccggtgtggtcgcccGCCTGCGCCAGTTTCTTTTCGCTTCTAGACCTACCACTTTAAATTATCTTGCTTTTTCCTCCTCCGACGTTAGTCATgttggggtgccagatctggagttcgatggcgtgttcgAAGTGTTGCTccagtctgattcgttcaacgataATGATTTCGCCTTtggcgagccaccttggaggtccgcaaagctgcttATCAGTGATGGAGCCGCATCGAGTTTGGGTATGAAGTTGATCCGTCAATTTTTCCTTTGGTGGCTGCTATGATGATGCCAGAGGCGGGTGTCAGACGTTGGTGTCGAGTTCATAGGTTTCTTCGGTCTTGTTTGGAATTTTACTTCTTGCCCGTTGTTCTTTTG comes from Triticum aestivum cultivar Chinese Spring chromosome 5B, IWGSC CS RefSeq v2.1, whole genome shotgun sequence and encodes:
- the LOC123116041 gene encoding uncharacterized protein, translating into MKASLKLRDDAGPLLRAKLPVELFSVPAVASLTAGDPADLRLSLATAVPALPSLRLSYAPNRPAGSSPLSASLVLGYGPGGCPSAPGASAITMVVEVSAAGALSFSLALKPSLGDFAVRKRFYSDGAGGGMSASEVAMRSVVPVRGGAAAARVRWGVRIPAEMTAGVEAGAAGVMLRRLPFLVLGKVTVERRAGKPAPEVAQQEEAAVEKVRRENEKLRREMEELRATAGQRREKETVALAGAGRSGGGRSPGMSTKRDGVDVGPQVNPAS